The segment CCATAAACGCCAGCGGGTAGGGGAAAAGTAACTCGACAGACACCGAGGCGATGCAGAAGCAGAGCAGCGTAATCAGCAGATTCTTCAGGCGACCGGTCAGCCGATCGTCGAGATCGGCCAGCGCAGCGGCCACCACCCCCAGCGTCAGCGGAATCGTCCACTCGATCTGCTGAAGCCACCAGGGAATGGCCGCACAGCCGCTCAGCGCAAACAGGATCCGCAGCAGATACCGCCAGGTACTGTTAAACAGGTATTTCCGCCAGCCTGGCAGACTCTGTGACATCATATTAATAGCGACGGGCATTGGCTTCGCGCGCCGCACGCGCCTCTTCCACCGACACGACACGACGACCCACCGGCCACAGAGCGATCGCGGCGATCTTAAAGTTGGCAATCCCGACCGGAATGCCGATGATGCTGAGACACTGCACAATGCCTACGGAGATATGGGAGAGGCAGAGCCACCAGCCGAAGAAAATCAGCCAGAAGATATTCAGGAAGGTGCCGCCAGTATTCATGATGGCGCTCTTACTTTCGGGCCGCAGCACATCGACATGCACCGCCTCATTGCCAAACGGCAGCAGCGAGATTTTAGTGATTTCCCAGCAGGATCGCGTCAGCGGCAGGGTAAAAATCAGCACGATGCTGACAAGCGTGGCAAACAGCCAGCTCAGGGTGGTGAAAAAGCCGCCCAGAACAAAATTCAGGATATTTAAAACGGTGCGCATGATCTTCTTTTCCTTTTGCATTCCGCAAGATGTGACGCCAAGTTTAGCCTGTTTTAAGGCTGGAGCGCCAAGGGTCTGACAGGTAAACTCCCCCTAATCCTATTCTCTGACGTTGGTGTCGGCGTGGAACTGAAAGCAACTTCGATGGGCAAACGGCTTGCCCAGCATCCTTATAATCGTGTTCGTCTTCTGACGGCGGGCGTCGAAGTCAGTGGCGATAAGCACGAGTATCTGATCCCCTTTAACCAGTTACTGGACATCGCCTGCAAACGCGGGCTGGTGTGGGGCGAGCTGGAGTTTTTACTGGCAGATGAAAAAGTGGTTCGCCTGCACGGAACGGAATGGCAGGAGACGCAGCGCTTTCACCACTATCTGATGCAGGCCTGGCAGCGCTGGAGCCTGGAGATGAGCGCGGTGTGCTGCGAGGTGCTGCAGACGTTGAGCGATGAGATCCGGACCTTCAGCGAGCAGGATCGCTGGCTGAACCGCCACGAGTTACAGGCGCTGAAAAGCCGCATCCTCAATCAGTTCGATGCCTTGCCTCTGCCGCTTGCCCGTTTAGATGCTTTTGCTGACTGCCGTGAGAACCTGGCGTTCTGTCAGCACTGGCTGGAGCAGGGCGAGGCGGCCCTGCGGCAGCGCAATCGCGACTGGACGGCGGCCATGCTGACCCGCTATCAGGCCTTCTTCGCCAGCGTCGAAAGTACGCCGCTCAATCCTTCGCAGTGTGAGGCGGTGGTGAATGGCGAGGATTCTCTGCTGGTACTGGCCGGCGCAGGCAGCGGGAAAACCTCGGTGCTGGTCGCGCGGGCGGGCTGGCTGATGCAGCGTAATCTGGCCAGCGCCGGACAGATCCTGCTGCTGGCCTTTGGCCGGGAAGCCGCCGAAGAGATGAATGCGCGTATTCAGTCGCGACTGTCGGCCAGCGACATCCAGGCACGCACCTTTCACTCGCTGGCGTTGCATATTATCCGCGAAGGCAGCAGTAAACAGCCGGTCGTCAGCCGGCTGGAGAGTGATGCCGAGGCGCGGCGCACGCT is part of the Pantoea sp. Ep11b genome and harbors:
- a CDS encoding YccF domain-containing protein yields the protein MRTVLNILNFVLGGFFTTLSWLFATLVSIVLIFTLPLTRSCWEITKISLLPFGNEAVHVDVLRPESKSAIMNTGGTFLNIFWLIFFGWWLCLSHISVGIVQCLSIIGIPVGIANFKIAAIALWPVGRRVVSVEEARAAREANARRY